The window AAAGAGGCATTAAAGAATGGGCAAACGTCTTAGAGCGTATAAAGTAGAACTAAAACCCACAGACGAACAAATACAAAAAATCGAGCGCACTATAGGCGTATGTCGTTATGTCTACAATCTTTTCATAGGTATTAACCGAGATAATTACCGTAACAGCACTCAAAGCTATATGTCAGGCTATGATTTCTCAAAATGGCTGAACAATGAATACAGGAAGGCTAACCCTGATAAGTTATGGATATGGGAAGTATCATCAAAAGCAGTGAAAAAATCCATAATGAACGCAGATACAGCATATAAAAATTACCTGAAAGGTAAGGCAGGATTTCCGAATTTCAAGAAGCGTAACGGGCGACCATCAAGTATGTATCTTCCGCGCAATAATCTAAATGATTTGATGATAGAGCGTCATAAAGGGAAAATCCCTACATTAGGTTGGGTACGTTTTAAGGAACGCGGTTACGTCCCATGCAAAACAAAAGCAGTAAGCGTAACAATAACGAAACGAGCAGGAAGATATTTTGCGTCATTCTTGTTTGAGATAAATACAGCTAATCCCGTCAGCACAACACAATCTGAAGCTATAGGAATAGACTTAGGGATAAAAAGTTTTGCGGTAGTCTCTGATGGCAGGAATTATCCGAATATCAACAAGTCCGAACGAGCAAGGAAATTAATCAAGAGGCTGAAGCGTGAACAGCGTAAATTTTCGCGCAAGATACATAAACTTAAACAACGAAAGGAGGAAACTGCTAGTAAAAAGTGTAAGCGTTCAAACC of the Synergistaceae bacterium genome contains:
- a CDS encoding transposase, which encodes MGKRLRAYKVELKPTDEQIQKIERTIGVCRYVYNLFIGINRDNYRNSTQSYMSGYDFSKWLNNEYRKANPDKLWIWEVSSKAVKKSIMNADTAYKNYLKGKAGFPNFKKRNGRPSSMYLPRNNLNDLMIERHKGKIPTLGWVRFKERGYVPCKTKAVSVTITKRAGRYFASFLFEINTANPVSTTQSEAIGIDLGIKSFAVVSDGRNYPNINKSERARKLIKRLKREQRKFSRKIHKLKQRKEETASKKCKRSNLDKQRLKVQRAYMRLTNKRHDYINKTVHEIVSRRPEYITIEDLNVSGMLKNRHLSRAIAECEFYYFRALLER